The Vallicoccus soli genome window below encodes:
- a CDS encoding DUF1059 domain-containing protein: MKQFACGDVVPGCARTFTAPDDDGVLAAVAVHARDDHGLAAVPAPLVAQVRASIRTAA; this comes from the coding sequence GTGAAGCAGTTCGCCTGCGGCGACGTCGTCCCCGGCTGCGCCCGCACGTTCACCGCCCCGGACGACGACGGCGTGCTCGCGGCCGTCGCCGTGCACGCCCGCGACGACCACGGCCTGGCCGCGGTGCCCGCGCCGCTCGTCGCGCAGGTGCGCGCGAGCATCCGCACCGCCGCCTGA
- the fahA gene encoding fumarylacetoacetase, with protein MADPYGVHNLPYGSFSTGGGAPRLGVRYGDAVLDVAAALPPSGARAEALRSLDALLAAGPAVWREVRAALQDLLTGSAVPAEHLHPLEGVRLHLPFTVADYVDFYASEQHASNVGRILRPGQDPLPAAWRHLPIGYHGRSGTVVVSGTDVVRPCGQRREDDGTVAFGPTRRLDLEAELGFVVGVPTALGEPVPLERFAEHVLGVCLVDDWSARDVQAFEYVPLGPFLGKSFATSVSPWVVPLAALEHARVPPPPRDPRPLPHLDDAGTGPWGLDVRLEVLVQGTVVSRPPAAGLYWTGAQQLAHLTSGGASLRTGDLYASGTVSGPAREERGSLLELSWGGTEPVALADGTTRTYLEDGDEVVVRGTAPGPGDRVVGLGEVRGRVLPARGQPT; from the coding sequence GTGGCTGACCCGTACGGCGTCCACAACCTCCCGTACGGCTCGTTCAGCACCGGCGGGGGAGCCCCGCGGCTCGGGGTGCGGTACGGCGACGCCGTCCTCGACGTCGCCGCCGCCCTGCCCCCGAGCGGCGCGCGCGCTGAGGCCCTGCGCAGCCTGGACGCGCTGCTCGCCGCCGGGCCGGCGGTGTGGCGGGAGGTCCGGGCGGCGCTGCAGGACCTGCTGACGGGAAGCGCTGTCCCGGCGGAGCACCTGCACCCCCTCGAGGGTGTGCGCCTGCACCTGCCCTTCACCGTCGCGGACTACGTCGACTTCTACGCCTCCGAGCAGCACGCGAGCAACGTCGGGCGCATCCTGCGGCCCGGCCAGGACCCGCTGCCGGCGGCGTGGCGGCACCTGCCCATCGGCTACCACGGCCGCAGCGGGACCGTCGTGGTGTCCGGGACGGACGTCGTGCGGCCGTGCGGGCAGCGGCGGGAGGACGACGGCACGGTGGCGTTCGGCCCGACCCGCCGGCTCGACCTGGAGGCCGAGCTCGGCTTCGTCGTCGGCGTGCCGACCGCGCTGGGCGAGCCGGTGCCGCTGGAGCGCTTCGCCGAGCACGTCCTCGGCGTCTGCCTGGTCGACGACTGGTCGGCCCGCGACGTGCAGGCGTTCGAGTACGTCCCCCTCGGCCCCTTCCTCGGCAAGTCGTTCGCGACCTCGGTGTCGCCCTGGGTCGTGCCGCTCGCGGCGCTGGAGCACGCCCGCGTCCCGCCGCCGCCGCGCGACCCGCGGCCGCTGCCGCACCTGGACGACGCGGGGACCGGGCCCTGGGGGCTCGACGTGCGCCTGGAGGTGCTCGTCCAGGGCACGGTCGTGTCCCGGCCCCCCGCGGCCGGCCTCTACTGGACCGGCGCGCAGCAGCTCGCGCACCTGACCTCGGGCGGCGCGTCGCTGCGCACCGGGGACCTCTACGCCTCGGGGACCGTCAGCGGCCCCGCCCGCGAGGAGCGGGGCTCGCTGCTGGAGCTGTCCTGGGGCGGGACCGAGCCGGTGGCGCTCGCCGACGGGACGACGCGGACGTACCTCGAGGACGGCGACGAGGTCGTCGTCCGCGGCACCGCCCCCGGGCCCGGCGACCGCGTCGTCGGGCTGGGGGAGGTGCGGGGGCGGGTGCTCCCGGCGCGCGGTCAGCCCACGTAG
- the hppD gene encoding 4-hydroxyphenylpyruvate dioxygenase, which produces MSLQDTLTDQERLAELGLDELRRLVGLVDHDPATDPFPVTGWDAVVWAVGNATQAAHFYESAFGMRVVAYAGPETGRRDHKAYVLESGAVRFVLLGAVDPASRVADHHRRHGDGVVDIALEVPDVDRCVEHARREGATVLEEPHDVSDEHGTVRRAAIATYGETRHSLVDRSRYDGPYLPGFVARESTLVRPPGAPKRLFQALDHVVGNVELGRMDEWVGFYRRVMGFTNMAEFIGDDIATDYSALMSKVVASGNHRVKFPLNEPAVARRKSQIDEYLEFYGGPGAQHLALATNDIVGTVDAMAAAGIEFLPTPASYYEDPALRARIGEVRVPVEELQARGILVDRDEDGYLLQIFTRPTGDRPTVFFELIERHGSLGFGKGNFQALFEAIEREQARRGNF; this is translated from the coding sequence GTGAGCCTGCAGGACACGCTGACCGACCAGGAGCGCCTGGCCGAGCTGGGGCTCGACGAGCTGCGCCGGCTCGTCGGCCTCGTGGACCACGACCCCGCGACCGACCCGTTCCCCGTCACCGGCTGGGACGCCGTCGTCTGGGCGGTGGGCAACGCGACGCAGGCCGCGCACTTCTACGAGTCGGCCTTCGGGATGCGGGTCGTCGCCTACGCGGGCCCCGAGACGGGGCGGCGGGACCACAAGGCGTACGTGCTGGAGAGCGGCGCGGTGCGCTTCGTCCTGCTGGGGGCGGTCGACCCCGCGAGCCGGGTCGCCGACCACCACCGCCGGCACGGCGACGGCGTCGTCGACATCGCGCTCGAGGTGCCCGACGTGGACCGCTGCGTCGAGCACGCCCGGCGCGAGGGGGCGACGGTCCTCGAGGAGCCGCACGACGTCTCCGACGAGCACGGCACGGTGCGCCGGGCCGCCATCGCGACGTACGGGGAGACGCGGCACAGCCTCGTGGACCGCTCGCGCTACGACGGGCCGTACCTGCCCGGGTTCGTCGCGCGGGAGTCGACGCTGGTGCGGCCGCCGGGCGCGCCGAAGCGGCTGTTCCAGGCGCTCGACCACGTCGTCGGCAACGTGGAGCTCGGCCGGATGGACGAGTGGGTCGGCTTCTACCGCCGGGTCATGGGCTTCACGAACATGGCCGAGTTCATCGGCGACGACATCGCCACCGACTACTCGGCCCTCATGAGCAAGGTGGTGGCGAGCGGGAACCACCGGGTCAAGTTCCCGCTCAACGAGCCGGCGGTGGCGCGGAGGAAGTCGCAGATCGACGAGTACCTCGAGTTCTACGGCGGTCCCGGCGCGCAGCACCTGGCGCTCGCGACGAACGACATCGTGGGGACGGTCGACGCGATGGCGGCGGCGGGCATCGAGTTCCTGCCGACCCCGGCGTCCTACTACGAGGACCCGGCGCTGCGCGCGCGGATCGGCGAGGTGCGGGTGCCGGTCGAGGAGCTGCAGGCGCGCGGGATCCTCGTCGACCGCGACGAGGACGGCTACCTGCTGCAGATCTTCACCCGGCCGACGGGCGACCGGCCGACCGTGTTCTTCGAGCTCATCGAGCGGCACGGCTCCCTCGGCTTCGGCAAGGGCAACTTCCAGGCGCTCTTCGAGGCGATCGAGCGCGAGCAGGCCCGGCGCGGGAACTTCTGA
- a CDS encoding pentapeptide repeat-containing protein, producing the protein MAARRDRAPRAPEAPDVVDPPLAAPAALRPGASLDGVRVPGAAALAGAALLDCLVDGPTGEEADLGGARLRRTAVHGADVALLRAGRGEWRDVRLAASRVGALEAHGATWEAVLVEDCRLGYLGLRTARATDLVLRGCVVEELDLAGATVRHAALEGCRVGRLSLHGASLERLDLRGAELDAVDGPEHLRGAVVAAEQLPRLAPVLAAALGVAVR; encoded by the coding sequence GTGGCCGCGCGCCGCGACCGCGCCCCGCGGGCGCCGGAGGCGCCCGACGTCGTCGACCCGCCGCTCGCCGCCCCGGCGGCGCTGCGGCCGGGGGCGTCGCTCGACGGCGTACGGGTCCCCGGTGCCGCCGCCCTCGCCGGCGCGGCGCTGCTCGACTGCCTCGTCGACGGCCCGACGGGCGAGGAGGCCGACCTCGGCGGCGCCCGGCTGCGGCGCACCGCCGTGCACGGCGCCGACGTGGCCCTGCTGCGGGCCGGGCGCGGCGAGTGGCGCGACGTGCGGCTCGCGGCGAGCCGCGTGGGAGCGCTCGAGGCCCACGGCGCCACCTGGGAGGCGGTGCTCGTCGAGGACTGCCGGCTCGGCTACCTCGGCCTGCGCACCGCCCGCGCGACCGACCTCGTGCTGCGCGGCTGCGTGGTGGAGGAGCTGGACCTGGCCGGGGCGACCGTGCGGCACGCGGCGCTCGAGGGCTGCCGCGTCGGGCGGCTGTCGCTGCACGGCGCCTCGCTGGAGCGCCTGGACCTGCGTGGGGCGGAGCTCGACGCGGTGGACGGGCCGGAGCACCTGCGCGGGGCCGTCGTCGCGGCGGAGCAGCTGCCGCGCCTGGCGCCCGTCCTCGCGGCGGCCCTGGGCGTCGCGGTGCGCTGA
- a CDS encoding Lrp/AsnC family transcriptional regulator has product MPVAPYALDALDVALLAALREHPRAGALELSRVVRVARATVQARLRRLEEAGVVTGYGPDVDLEAAGNPVLAFVTLEIAQGALTEVRAELERLPWILEAHATTGSADVVCRLAARSHGDLQTALLELDRSPSVVRSTSVIVLSEVVAPRVLPLLRAQAGERTGTTRAPAYREGGAGG; this is encoded by the coding sequence GTGCCCGTGGCGCCGTACGCCCTCGACGCCCTCGACGTCGCGCTGCTGGCCGCCCTGCGCGAGCACCCGCGGGCCGGCGCCCTCGAGCTCTCGCGCGTCGTCCGGGTCGCGCGCGCCACGGTCCAGGCCAGGCTCCGCCGGCTCGAGGAGGCCGGCGTCGTCACCGGGTACGGCCCGGACGTCGACCTCGAGGCCGCGGGCAACCCGGTCCTCGCCTTCGTCACCCTCGAGATCGCGCAGGGCGCGCTCACCGAGGTGCGCGCGGAGCTCGAGCGGCTGCCGTGGATCCTCGAGGCGCACGCGACGACCGGCTCGGCCGACGTCGTGTGCCGGCTCGCCGCCCGCTCGCACGGCGACCTGCAGACGGCGCTGCTGGAGCTGGACCGCTCGCCGTCGGTGGTCCGCTCGACGAGCGTCATCGTGCTCTCCGAGGTGGTCGCGCCGCGCGTGCTGCCGCTGCTGCGGGCGCAGGCCGGCGAGCGCACCGGCACCACCCGCGCGCCGGCGTACCGCGAGGGCGGCGCCGGGGGCTGA
- a CDS encoding LacI family DNA-binding transcriptional regulator — translation MLDVAREAGVSLKTVSRVVNGEPAVRPETSQRVERAMAALGFRRNDSARQLRTGRTASVGLVVEDLADPFYSLLTKAVARVCEERGHLLLSGSAEGSPERERSLVSAFLARRVDGLVVVPALADDHGWLAGEGVPFVLVDRPAGGTPCDSVLSDNAGGVRAAVEHLAGRGHRRIGFLGDDAAFWTAQQRRRGFLEAVDALGLPAADLVGMGPHTVASAAALLEGWGAGADPLTAVVTGNNRVTVTALRALRDAGRRLEVVGFDDVELADLLDPPLTVVAQDPERLGDTAARLLFRRMGGDLEGMGPVVVPTRLVVRG, via the coding sequence ATGCTCGACGTCGCGCGCGAGGCGGGCGTCTCGCTCAAGACCGTCTCCCGCGTCGTCAACGGCGAGCCCGCGGTGCGCCCCGAGACCTCGCAGCGGGTCGAGCGCGCCATGGCCGCCCTGGGGTTCCGTCGCAACGACAGCGCCCGCCAGCTGCGCACCGGTCGCACGGCGAGCGTCGGCCTCGTCGTGGAGGACCTCGCCGACCCGTTCTACTCCCTGCTCACCAAGGCCGTCGCGCGCGTCTGCGAGGAGCGCGGGCACCTGCTGCTCAGCGGCTCCGCCGAGGGCTCGCCCGAGCGCGAGCGCTCGCTCGTCTCCGCGTTCCTCGCGCGCCGCGTCGACGGCCTCGTCGTGGTCCCCGCGCTCGCCGACGACCACGGGTGGCTGGCCGGCGAGGGGGTGCCGTTCGTCCTCGTCGACCGCCCGGCCGGCGGGACGCCCTGCGACAGCGTCCTCAGCGACAACGCCGGCGGGGTGCGGGCGGCGGTGGAGCACCTCGCGGGGCGGGGGCACCGGCGCATCGGCTTCCTCGGCGACGACGCCGCCTTCTGGACCGCGCAGCAGCGGCGGCGGGGCTTCCTCGAGGCCGTGGACGCCCTGGGGCTGCCCGCCGCCGACCTGGTGGGGATGGGCCCGCACACCGTCGCCTCCGCGGCGGCCCTGCTCGAGGGCTGGGGGGCGGGCGCGGACCCGCTGACCGCGGTCGTCACCGGCAACAACCGGGTCACCGTGACGGCGCTGCGGGCCCTGCGGGACGCGGGGCGGCGGCTCGAGGTCGTCGGCTTCGACGACGTCGAGCTCGCCGACCTGCTCGACCCGCCGCTCACCGTCGTCGCGCAGGACCCCGAGCGGCTGGGCGACACGGCCGCCCGCCTGCTGTTCCGGCGGATGGGCGGCGACCTCGAGGGCATGGGCCCGGTCGTGGTGCCGACGCGGCTCGTCGTCCGCGGCTGA
- a CDS encoding EAL domain-containing protein, translated as MTTTVVPSGLLDGPYDGPAWRAAVDAALADPGRRLHLVFQPVVDVRRGVVAGYEALTRFVDPDGARSAATPDRWFAAADAQGRGAALEAVVVHRCLHLRPTLPPNCFLTVNVSPHLLTEPELADPLLAAGDLSPLVLELTEHRAVPDLRPLVALRDRLQDRGALIALDDAGSGYSGLQQVARVRPQLIKLDRALVAGADRDEVKIALAQLLGEFGGRIDAWLLAEGVETWGEMDAFLRLGVPLAQGWLLGRPGPPWVALDPATGERLRRSAARAALAEHVASLVEQVPLVGPDDPAGAHPAARGPAPAADGVVRVRVDGRGRPVALLLPHRRSGDAPGHRLAAVSLRVPASAGVVEVAQRLVAREEDVRFDPVVVVDDLGRAAGVVRVERVLQRLAELAPR; from the coding sequence GTGACGACGACCGTGGTGCCGAGCGGCCTGCTCGACGGGCCGTACGACGGCCCCGCCTGGCGCGCCGCGGTGGACGCCGCCCTCGCCGACCCCGGGCGGCGGCTGCACCTGGTCTTCCAGCCGGTCGTCGACGTGCGGCGCGGCGTGGTGGCCGGGTACGAGGCCCTGACCCGCTTCGTCGACCCCGACGGCGCACGCAGCGCCGCCACCCCCGACCGCTGGTTCGCGGCGGCGGACGCGCAGGGCCGGGGCGCCGCCCTGGAGGCGGTGGTCGTGCACCGGTGCCTGCACCTGCGCCCGACGCTGCCGCCGAACTGCTTCCTCACCGTCAACGTCAGCCCGCACCTGCTCACCGAGCCGGAGCTCGCCGACCCGCTGCTCGCGGCCGGCGACCTCTCGCCGCTGGTGCTCGAGCTGACCGAGCACCGCGCCGTGCCCGACCTGCGCCCGCTCGTGGCGCTGCGCGACCGGCTCCAGGACCGCGGCGCGCTCATTGCGCTCGACGACGCCGGGTCGGGCTACTCCGGGCTCCAGCAGGTCGCGCGGGTGCGCCCGCAGCTCATCAAGCTGGACCGGGCGCTGGTCGCCGGCGCGGACCGGGACGAGGTCAAGATCGCCCTGGCGCAGCTCCTCGGGGAGTTCGGCGGCCGGATCGACGCCTGGCTGCTCGCCGAGGGCGTGGAGACGTGGGGCGAGATGGACGCCTTCCTGCGCCTCGGGGTGCCCCTCGCGCAGGGGTGGCTGCTGGGGCGCCCCGGCCCGCCCTGGGTCGCCCTCGACCCGGCGACGGGCGAGCGGCTGCGGCGCTCCGCCGCCCGGGCGGCGCTGGCCGAGCACGTGGCGAGCCTCGTCGAGCAGGTCCCGCTCGTCGGGCCGGACGACCCCGCGGGCGCGCACCCGGCGGCCCGCGGCCCGGCGCCGGCGGCGGACGGCGTCGTGCGGGTGCGCGTCGACGGCCGCGGCCGCCCCGTCGCGCTCCTGCTGCCGCACCGCCGCTCGGGCGACGCCCCGGGGCACCGGCTGGCCGCCGTCTCGCTGCGCGTCCCGGCCTCCGCCGGCGTCGTCGAGGTCGCCCAGCGGCTCGTCGCGCGGGAGGAGGACGTGCGCTTCGACCCCGTGGTCGTCGTGGACGACCTCGGCCGGGCCGCCGGCGTCGTGCGCGTGGAGCGCGTGCTCCAGCGCCTCGCCGAGCTCGCCCCCCGCTGA
- a CDS encoding Ig-like domain-containing protein: MTKPRTTAGTAAACALAVLPVLAVPAAPALAAAPACSAAGLTLTALHGPVFYIDPGTTPALQGAYAGYRLQEAAGQARRDLWVQLDGFTGGEVRLGAGQPAAQQVPALAAGAGAARYTYLVAHAPTTTPQGHVVRVWQGQPGLPGAAPLCEQPGGFSRVDGTIKAAANKLTSVTVSGGTAPRLGSTFEVTVKGSTGTIGEGPAGDYRSVWMSPAARGDWPAEAYRLVGTRLAFSDGSSYDGVLRVADQPSADRDYTATYTFRAVGFTSAATPVLPVQQVTSGTQIKHTDVSGTASSLAAIPPATNDISLAATAAPDRLPTGGGTVRLRVAVSGTPGAVLDAVEDALPAGAEPVPGTARWDGVPVADPVALPGRYVLQGPFELATGGSVLELDVRLPGTPGPQRQDVRGRVGTAVLDATPGLGDDAPASATVVVNRAPVPDDEAVRVAPGGTLEVPVLEGDADADGDPLAVTRVDPGALGGASTDGATVVYTAGAEPGEDVLAYGVTDGRGGDATGRLVVTVAEGGAPSPEPTPDPDPDPEPTTPDPQPEPTPDPQPDPEPTPDPEPTPDPTPDPSVPVRLPVDDVAGTSWGSAVLVPVTANDPEGSVLAGVVTAPAHGTAVVVDGGVRYVPEDGWAGTDRFTYRLEGSDAVAEVVVTVAPPELAARDDAATTTRARGALQLDVLGNDTGAGLEVAAAGPARGRVVVAGGALRYLPHPDAVGDDAFTYTVRDALGRTASARVVVHVANTAPTLDPLPPTTVVAGTRTTLALRTQDADRDALAVRPRPAPGTVAAVEDGRLVVAAATGTSGRLTTTVVVDDRHGGTATRELRLTVLPRPAAAVGAGVLRDPGAEEALRRPVYEDGVPVSRLLSARTDSEVVWRSSATASVSEHLVHVDGRQVCRVPAGAPGERTGCTVRGRALLPAQRVQVRAVGVDGTVAAPVDVPVRPAAASRRLVAVVYFPTGEFYLDEHARATLRGVVEQAAGAGFTAVRMEGHTDADGSSASNDVLSRQRARQVRDWLLPRAEGLEVSGTAGFGEDRPAATNATRAGKAANRRVEVYVG, encoded by the coding sequence ATGACGAAGCCCCGTACCACGGCCGGCACCGCCGCCGCGTGCGCCCTGGCCGTGCTGCCCGTGCTGGCCGTCCCCGCCGCCCCGGCCCTGGCCGCCGCCCCCGCGTGCAGCGCCGCGGGGCTGACTCTCACGGCCCTGCACGGGCCGGTCTTCTACATCGACCCCGGCACCACCCCCGCCCTGCAGGGGGCGTACGCGGGCTACCGGCTGCAGGAGGCGGCCGGGCAGGCGCGCCGCGACCTCTGGGTGCAGCTCGACGGGTTCACCGGCGGCGAGGTCCGCCTCGGTGCAGGGCAGCCGGCGGCGCAGCAGGTCCCGGCGCTCGCCGCGGGGGCCGGCGCGGCGCGGTACACGTACCTCGTCGCGCACGCCCCCACCACCACGCCGCAGGGGCACGTCGTGCGGGTGTGGCAGGGCCAGCCGGGCCTGCCGGGGGCCGCGCCGCTGTGCGAGCAGCCGGGCGGCTTCTCCCGCGTCGACGGCACCATCAAGGCGGCCGCGAACAAGCTCACCTCCGTCACCGTCTCGGGCGGCACCGCCCCGCGCCTCGGCTCGACCTTCGAGGTCACGGTGAAGGGCAGCACGGGCACCATCGGCGAGGGTCCCGCCGGGGACTACCGCAGCGTCTGGATGAGCCCCGCGGCGCGCGGCGACTGGCCGGCGGAGGCGTACCGGCTCGTCGGCACCCGGCTGGCGTTCAGCGACGGCAGTTCGTACGACGGGGTCCTGCGCGTCGCCGACCAGCCGTCCGCGGACCGCGACTACACCGCCACGTACACCTTCCGCGCCGTCGGCTTCACGAGCGCCGCCACGCCGGTGCTGCCCGTGCAGCAGGTCACCTCGGGCACGCAGATCAAGCACACCGACGTCTCCGGCACGGCGTCCTCCCTCGCCGCGATCCCGCCGGCCACCAACGACATCAGCCTCGCCGCGACCGCGGCGCCCGACCGCCTGCCGACCGGCGGCGGCACCGTGCGCCTGCGCGTCGCCGTGAGCGGCACCCCGGGCGCCGTCCTCGACGCGGTCGAGGACGCGCTGCCCGCCGGCGCCGAGCCCGTGCCCGGGACGGCGCGCTGGGACGGCGTGCCCGTCGCGGACCCGGTGGCGCTGCCCGGGCGGTACGTCCTGCAGGGGCCGTTCGAGCTGGCCACCGGCGGCAGCGTCCTCGAGCTGGACGTGCGCCTGCCGGGCACCCCCGGCCCGCAGCGCCAGGACGTGCGCGGTCGCGTCGGGACCGCCGTGCTCGACGCGACGCCCGGCCTCGGCGACGACGCCCCCGCCTCGGCGACCGTCGTCGTGAACCGCGCTCCCGTGCCCGACGACGAGGCGGTGCGGGTCGCCCCCGGCGGCACCCTCGAGGTGCCCGTCCTCGAGGGCGACGCGGACGCCGACGGCGACCCGCTCGCCGTCACCCGGGTCGACCCCGGCGCGCTGGGCGGGGCGAGCACCGACGGCGCCACCGTCGTCTACACCGCGGGTGCCGAGCCCGGCGAGGACGTCCTGGCGTACGGGGTCACCGACGGCCGCGGCGGCGACGCCACGGGCCGGCTCGTCGTGACCGTCGCCGAGGGCGGTGCCCCGTCGCCGGAGCCGACCCCCGACCCCGACCCCGACCCCGAGCCCACCACCCCGGACCCGCAGCCCGAGCCCACCCCGGACCCGCAGCCCGACCCCGAGCCGACCCCCGACCCCGAGCCCACCCCCGACCCGACCCCCGACCCGTCGGTCCCGGTGCGGCTGCCGGTGGACGACGTCGCCGGCACGTCGTGGGGAAGCGCTGTCCTGGTGCCCGTCACGGCGAACGACCCCGAGGGCAGCGTGCTCGCCGGCGTCGTCACCGCGCCGGCGCACGGCACCGCCGTCGTGGTCGACGGGGGTGTCCGCTACGTCCCGGAGGACGGCTGGGCGGGGACCGACCGGTTCACGTACCGGCTCGAGGGCTCGGACGCGGTGGCCGAGGTGGTCGTGACCGTGGCGCCGCCGGAGCTGGCCGCGCGCGACGACGCGGCCACCACGACGCGCGCCCGCGGCGCCCTGCAGCTCGACGTGCTGGGGAACGACACGGGCGCCGGCCTCGAGGTCGCGGCCGCCGGTCCCGCCCGGGGCCGGGTCGTCGTGGCCGGCGGCGCGCTGCGCTACCTGCCGCACCCCGACGCGGTGGGCGACGACGCGTTCACGTACACCGTCCGCGACGCGCTCGGGCGCACGGCGTCGGCCCGCGTCGTCGTGCACGTCGCGAACACGGCGCCGACGCTCGACCCCCTGCCGCCGACCACCGTCGTGGCGGGCACCCGCACCACGCTCGCGCTGCGCACGCAGGACGCCGACCGGGACGCCCTCGCCGTGCGGCCGCGGCCGGCCCCCGGCACGGTCGCCGCGGTCGAGGACGGGCGCCTCGTGGTGGCCGCCGCGACCGGCACCAGCGGCCGCCTCACGACCACGGTCGTCGTCGACGACCGCCACGGCGGCACGGCGACCCGCGAGCTCCGCCTGACGGTGCTGCCCCGCCCGGCGGCCGCGGTGGGCGCCGGCGTCCTGCGCGACCCCGGCGCGGAGGAGGCGCTGCGCCGGCCGGTCTACGAGGACGGCGTGCCGGTCTCGCGCCTGCTGTCCGCGCGGACCGACTCCGAGGTCGTGTGGCGCTCCTCGGCGACCGCGTCGGTCTCCGAGCACCTCGTGCACGTCGACGGCCGCCAGGTCTGCCGCGTGCCCGCCGGCGCACCGGGCGAGCGCACCGGCTGCACCGTGCGCGGGCGGGCCCTGCTGCCCGCGCAGCGCGTCCAGGTGCGCGCCGTCGGCGTCGACGGCACGGTCGCCGCGCCGGTGGACGTGCCGGTCCGCCCGGCCGCGGCCTCCCGCCGTCTGGTCGCCGTCGTCTACTTCCCGACCGGCGAGTTCTACCTCGACGAGCACGCGCGGGCGACGCTGCGCGGGGTGGTGGAGCAGGCGGCCGGCGCGGGCTTCACGGCGGTCCGCATGGAGGGGCACACGGACGCGGACGGCAGCAGCGCCTCCAACGACGTGCTGTCGCGCCAGCGGGCCCGCCAGGTGCGCGACTGGCTGCTGCCCAGGGCCGAAGGGCTCGAGGTCAGCGGCACGGCGGGCTTCGGCGAGGACCGCCCCGCGGCCACCAACGCGACCCGCGCGGGCAAGGCGGCCAACCGCCGCGTCGAGGTCTACGTGGGCTGA
- a CDS encoding homogentisate 1,2-dioxygenase produces MAYYRRVGDVPHKRHTQHRAPSGALYAEELMGEEGFSSDSSLLYHAGLPSALVDARPWALPDQAVVPNEPLLPRHLALPRLFEGLDRGAVDAVTGRRLVLGNADVRISYVVCGAPSPLYRNAVGDECVYVESGRARVETVFGDLVVHGGDFVVLPRATTHRWVPDGELRLYCVEAAGHVAPPKRYLSRYGQFLEHAPYCERDLRGPSGPRVVEGEDVEVLVKHRGSGPSGLAGTVHVLPTHPFDVVGWDGCLYPYAFDVADFEPITGRVHQPPPVHQVFEGSGFVVCAFVPRKVDYHPLAVPVPYYHSNVDSDEVMFYCGGDYEARKGSGIAQGSVSLHPGGHSHGPQPGAVERSLGKEAFDELAVMVDTFRPLGLGEGGAACDDGAYAWTWAGGRRG; encoded by the coding sequence ATGGCGTACTACCGCAGGGTGGGGGACGTGCCGCACAAGCGGCACACGCAGCACCGGGCGCCGTCCGGCGCGCTCTACGCCGAGGAGCTCATGGGCGAGGAGGGGTTCTCCTCGGACTCCTCCCTGCTCTACCACGCGGGACTGCCCTCGGCGCTGGTCGACGCCCGGCCGTGGGCGCTGCCGGACCAGGCGGTCGTGCCGAACGAGCCGCTGCTGCCCCGGCACCTGGCGCTGCCGCGGCTCTTCGAGGGCCTGGACCGGGGAGCGGTCGACGCGGTCACCGGCCGGCGGCTGGTCCTCGGCAACGCGGACGTGCGCATCTCGTACGTCGTCTGCGGCGCGCCGTCCCCGCTCTACCGCAACGCCGTCGGCGACGAGTGCGTCTACGTCGAGTCCGGGCGGGCCCGGGTGGAGACGGTGTTCGGCGACCTCGTCGTGCACGGCGGCGACTTCGTGGTGCTGCCGCGCGCGACCACCCACCGGTGGGTGCCGGACGGCGAGCTGCGGCTCTACTGCGTCGAGGCCGCCGGGCACGTGGCCCCGCCGAAGCGCTACCTCTCGCGCTACGGCCAGTTCCTGGAGCACGCCCCGTACTGCGAGCGCGACCTGCGCGGGCCCTCCGGGCCGCGGGTGGTCGAGGGCGAGGACGTGGAGGTGCTCGTCAAGCACCGGGGCTCGGGCCCCTCCGGGCTCGCCGGCACGGTGCACGTCCTGCCCACCCACCCGTTCGACGTCGTCGGCTGGGACGGCTGCCTCTACCCGTACGCCTTCGACGTCGCGGACTTCGAGCCGATCACCGGGCGCGTGCACCAGCCGCCGCCGGTGCACCAGGTCTTCGAGGGCAGCGGCTTCGTCGTGTGCGCCTTCGTGCCCCGCAAGGTGGACTACCACCCGCTGGCCGTGCCGGTGCCGTACTACCACTCCAACGTCGACAGCGACGAGGTGATGTTCTACTGCGGCGGCGACTACGAGGCCCGCAAGGGCTCGGGGATCGCGCAGGGTTCGGTGTCGCTGCACCCGGGCGGGCACTCGCACGGCCCCCAGCCGGGCGCGGTGGAGCGCTCGCTCGGCAAGGAGGCGTTCGACGAGCTCGCCGTCATGGTCGACACGTTCCGCCCCCTCGGTCTCGGCGAGGGCGGCGCGGCGTGCGACGACGGGGCGTACGCCTGGACGTGGGCCGGCGGGCGGCGTGGCTGA